The stretch of DNA CACCAAAACGCCTAGTATTCTAAATGAGAACTTGACCTCGGTTACCACAAACCTTTGAAGATGCCTCGTATGAGAGGGGCGACAGCTGTGTTGAAGACTTCCTCTTGCTCAACAGAAGGGTCGAACACATAATCATATGTGAACGACTTATCATTCCCTACGACCACCTGCGGAGGAGAGGAAAACAGACAGCGCTGACCACGCCGCCCCAGCAGCAAAccccggggcggaggggaggcgaggcgaggccGACCCCCGGGCGCAGCCCCCCTTACTTGCGGCTCCCCCGGCACGAAGGACAGGCACATCTGACACCCTTCGCTGGTCTCCTTCGGCACCAAGGGACGGCAGCGCAGCGCCACGCGCACCGGGATCACCTTCTCATCTTCCCTCACCATTTTCAGTCACGGCAGGCCGCCCTGCGGAGGAACGAAGCCGGGTAAGGCCTCACCGGAGCTGCGGCCTGCAACCCCCGCCCGGCAGCCGGAAGCCTAGCCCCGTGAGGCGCCCTGCCCCGAAGCGGGGCAGGAGcggaggagggtgaggggagagcGGCGGCCAccagcccggcggcggccgcgcctgaggggagcggggagcgcggccccggcgggaCTCACCTGGAGCCGCCGCTGCCTGTCGCGATGGCGGCGGCCGCAACCGCCAACATTCAAACCGGGGCCGCGCGCCGCAACAGCCAATGGCGAAGCTGAGCGTCagggcgcgcggcggggcggggcggggcggtccCGTCAGGCGGTCCCGTCAGGCGGCGGGGCAGCATGGAGGGCCGGCTGCCCTACGACGACTTCCCGGTGGTTTTCCTGCCGCCCTACGAGAGCCCGCCCGCCTGGGTGCCGCCTCATGAggtgaggggacggggacagggacggggtgGCGGCCGCCCGGGCTGGTGGCAGGCGGGGGGctacggcccggcccggctcggcccggggGGGTGCGGCGGGCCCCGCCGCCTGACGGCCGCCGGCGCCTTGCTTTGCAGCGGGTGTATCACCCCGACTACAACAACGAGCTCACCCAGTTCCTGCCACGCACCATCGTCCTGAAGAAGCCGCCCGGGGCGCAGGTGAGACCCCGCTTAACCGCCCCCGCCGCTTTAcccgcggccccgctccggccccacAGGCTCCGGACggagggcggggggagcaggTCCTGCCCGGTCGTTTCCTCGGCGTGGGGTTAGCCGTGTTTGATTCACGTCCGTCGTTCCCAAGGGCAAAAATCGGTTGATGCAGAGGCCGAGCCGCGGGATTATGATTATCCCCAATGGGCAGCATCCTCGTAGCAAGATAAGGTGGTGGGGTGATGGTGAGGGCAGATTCCTGGTACTTCCCTCATCCAGGGACTTGGTCGGGCAGGTGGGTTAAGGGGAAGCATcactcctgccctgctgggaagGGCCGTGCTgtagagggagaggaaagctgtGTGGGTGAAGTCCAACATGTCGTGAAGTGGAGCTGAtgagggacagggagcaggggTCTCCTCAGGTGTTCAGGGCAAGATTGCCACAGAAGTTAGCAGAGAGGGACACTGCAGTGCCAACACCTTTGCTCCGTCTGGAAGAGACATGTTAGCAGTGGGAAGGGTCCTGGGCCAAAGAAGGTGACTGCACTTCACTGCTGGTTTCTCTCACAGCTGGGCTTCAACATCCGGGGAGGAAAAGCCTCGCAGCTGGGAATCTTCATCTCTAAGGTGTGTCTGTCCTTCTGCCATTCCCTCCCTGTGTTCTGTCCCTTTGGGTGTTGCCGAGCCAGCTGGGTGTGCATGGAGACTATCATATGCCTTATATGCATCTCTGAATTCGTAGCTGTAATTTGCTGTGCACC from Chroicocephalus ridibundus chromosome 9, bChrRid1.1, whole genome shotgun sequence encodes:
- the PDZD11 gene encoding PDZ domain-containing protein 11 isoform X1, with protein sequence MEGRLPYDDFPVVFLPPYESPPAWVPPHERVYHPDYNNELTQFLPRTIVLKKPPGAQLGFNIRGGKASQLGIFISKVIPDSDAHRAGLQEGDQVLSVNDVDFQDIEHSKAVEILKTAREITMRVRYFPYNYQRQKERTVH